CTCTCGTATCTCGTCTTCTTGGTTCTCCCAGCGGCGCTCGATCCCGTGAAGTTCGTCGTCGGCTACCTCGCGCTGACGAACGTCGTCCTCGCGGTGTTCAACATGCTCCCCGGGTTCCCGATGGACGGCGGTCGGGTCCTTCGTGCACTTCTCGCGCGGACGCGACCGCACGCGCGAGCGACCCAGATCGCCGCGGAGGTCGGCAAGGTGTTCGCGTTCCTGCTCGCCATCTTCGGGCTGTTCACCAACCTCTTTCTCATCGCACTCGCCTTCTTCATCTACATCGGCGCCTCCTCGGAGGCCCAGCAGACGGTGATGAAGGCGGCGTTCCAGGACGTGACGGTCCGAGACGTGATGACGCCGCGGGAGGACTTAGACGTCGTGAGCGAGAACACGAGCGTCGCCGAACTGCTCGAACGGATGTTCACGGAACGTCACACGGGCTATCCGGTGATGCAGAACGGCCGGCTCGTCGGGATGGTGACGCTCGACGACGCCCGGTCGATCAAGGAAGTCGAACGCGACGCCTACCGCGTCGGCGACGTGATGTCGAACGATCTCACGACGATTTCGCCCGACGCGGACGCGATGGCGGCCATCGAGACGATGCAAAAGAACAACGTCGGTCGCCTCCCGGTCGTCGACGACGCCGGCGAGGTCGTCGGGCTCATCTCCCGCTCGGACCTCGTCACGGCCTTCAACATCATCCAGTCCCGCGGCGCGCTCTCCTCGATCACGCCGAGCGACCGGTCCAGCCTTCCGAACGCGCGCTGAACCGCCTCGACGCGCGAGTCGGGTACACGAAGTCCGCGGCCGCAGCGGGAATCGGAACCGATACCGGACGCTCTACCCGTCCGACCGGGGCGGTTCCGACTCGGTGGACTCGCCGCGCGACGCGTCGAGCGACACGTCGGCCGTCTCCCTGAGCCACGCGACCGCCTCGCCGAGAACGTCCTCGTCGTCGCCGGTGAGTTTGATTCGCGTCTCCTCGGCCGCGCGGTTCGGATAGCTCCCGACGCGGACCCCGAAGCGGTCCGCGACCTCGCCGAGGTGTTCGGCGAGTGCGCCCTCGGGTTCGGGCGAGTACAGCGTCCGCGTGGCGACCGTCCCGTCGAAGTCGCCCGCGACGTTGCCGAAGACCGCCTCCATCTCGTCGGGGATGCCCGGGAGGACGTACACGTTCTCGACGACGCACCCCGGCGCGAGGCCCTCGGGGTTCGGGATCGGCGTCGCGCCCGCGGGCATCGAGGCGTACCACTCCGCCCGCAACTCGAAGTCGAGGTCGGGATTCTCCTCGAAGATGCGGTCCAGCGTGTCCTGGACGTCGGCCTCGGCGACGGGGTCGACCACCAGTTCCCTGTCCAGCCCGGCCGCGACGGCGGGCATCGTCACGTCGTCGGGCGTGCCGCCGAGGCCGCCGGTCACGACGACGGCGTCGAAGCGCTCGCTCCAGTCGCGGACGGTCTCCGCGACGACGCGCTCGTCGTCGGGGATCACGATGATCCGGACGACGTCGACGCCGCGAGCGGTGAGTCGCTCGGAGAGCCACGTCGCGTTCGTGTTCTCGATGTCGCCCGCGAGGAGTTCGTTGCCCACGGTGACGATCGCCGCGTTCATATCCGAACACTCGCGCCCCGACGGCTTAAGCGCCGTCCCGGAGCGTCGGGGCGGGCCGCGCTCCGGCCCACGGCGAGAAACGGAAAGTCCATATTCCGCGGGGCGTAGACTCGACTATGGGACTGATCGATAGCACTCGCGTGCTCGCGGGGATCGCGCTCATGATCGTCGGGTCGCTGCTACTCCTGCCGGCCGCCCTGCCGACCGCAACGGAGCTTTTCACCTACGCGCTCGTCCTGGGTTCGGGACTGCTCACGTACGGCACGTGGCTCGTCGGGACGTCCGAAGGCGCACCGGCGGTCTGAAGCGGGACATCGTTTTCTGCGCGGTTGCGAACGATTTCGACTCGTCAGTAGTGGAATCGTAAAAAATGCCGAGCTGAGGTGCGTTCGCGGGATTACTCGGTCGGTGCGGTAGACTGACTCAGGGTCGCGGAAGTCTCGCCGTTCTGGGAAGTCCAGACAACGCGGATAGTTTCTCCACCCCAATCTTCACCATTTTCGAAGGTTCCACTGGAGCCTGCGGAAATTGTCTCATCATTAGGCCACGTTTGTGGACTATCTACTGAGAATCCACTCACGTTGACTTGATCACTGTTTAGTGAATCACCAGTTTCGTGGGTAATGGTGACGTTTCCGTTGCTGCTCGGAGTCGTATTGTAGTCGAAGCCGAAACTCGCTTGCGGTGCGCTCTGATTGATTCCCTGACCGAGGTTCAGCACGAACGTGCCGATGACGGCTGCGAGGATGACCGTAATCGCGACCATTAGGATGACACCGATGACCGGTGAAACGGCCGAATCGTCCGTGAACAGTTGTTTAAATTTCATCACTTTACGAATTATCGGGTGCGGTTGACTGACTCAGCGTCGCTGAGGTTTCGCCGTTCTGGGAAGTCCAGACGACGCGGAGGGTCTCGCTTTCCCAATTACCGTCGTTGTTGAACGTCTCACTATCGCCAGCAGAAACGGTCACGTCCCCACCCCACGGCTCTGGGTTTCCATCCGAGAACCCTGTGACGTTGAGCCGGTTACTGTCGATCGAGTCACCGGTCTGGTGCGTCACTATGACCTCAGTGGTATCGTTGTAGTCGAAACCAAAACTGGCCTGCGGTGAGCTCTGGTTGATCCCCTGACCGAGGTTCAGCACGAAGGTACCGATGACGGCCGCGAGGATGACCGTAATCGCGACCATCAGAATGACGCCGATAACCGGTGAAACGGCGTCATCGTCAGTGAAGAATTCTTTGAGTCTCATACGCTATGTTCCCCCCGGAGCGGTCGATTGACTCAAGGTTGCGGACGTTTCGCCGTTCTGGGAGGTCCAGACAACGCGGATCGTTTGTCCAGAGAACCCACTATCAGCATTTTTAGTTATCGCATCCCCGGCGCTGACCGTGTCGTAACTTGACCACACCTCAGAATTGCCGTCATTCCACCCAACGCCGGTTGTATTTAATTGGTTGGCCTCAATCGAGTCACCGGTTTGGTGTGTGATCGTGACGTTGCTCTCCGCGTCATCGTAGTCAAAGCCGAAACTGGCCTGCGGTGCGCTCTGGTTGATCCCCTGACCGAGGTTCAGCACGAAGGTACCGATGACGGCCGCGAGGATGACCGTAATCGCGACCATCAGGATGACACCGATGACCGGTGAAACAGCCGAATCGTCCGTGAACAGTTGTTTTAGTTTCATATTTGATCTTGGATGCCATCCCACGACAGGGCGGTTCGTTTCCCCTCCCCCCCAGTTCGCGTATCGCCCGGATTCGCGAGTTCGTCGTGAGACGCCTACTTCGCGATTACCAGTTCCCTCTAATAAACCTACTGTCCTAATTATCAAATTCTATAACGTTAGATCGCCTCTCGCGGACGATTACGGGATCGCGGTCGGTCCGCTACGGATCGCTACGTCGCCAGAATGGGCAGGTGTGCAAATAGCCGTCGACACGCGCCCGAGAAACCCCAGCGGAGTCAATCGCGTGCGCTCACTCGCCGTCGCTGCGGGCGGGTCGTCCGAGGTGCCTCTCGACGGCTTCGACCTTCTCTCCGGCCCGGGCGTCGCTCGCCCGCTTGTCGTCGATCTTCAGCACGGTGCTCACTCGGTCGGCGTCGACGGCCCGGTGGGCCGCTTCGGCGGCCGCGAAGAGTGTCCCGACGTCGTCGGCCTCGATCACGGTCCCCATCGGATTTGTCTCGTACTCGACGTCGAAGGCCTCCAAGACGTCGACGGCTTTGGCGACCTCCGCGGACATACTCCCCTCGATCACGGGCGCGACGCTCAGCAGTGCGACGACGGTCATACCCGCCGGTTCGACGTCCGGGCGCAAAACGTTTGCTCGGAGATCGGTGATTCGGCGGGAACGCGACGGACCGGTCCGTGACTCCGGGCAGGACGCGGCGAACCGTTCCGCGGCTCCGAATCAGTAGGCCGGTCGCTGGCCCCGGATGACCTCCGCGAGCTTCTGTTGCTCGTCGGCGAGCAGTTCGGTAAGGTCGTCGGCGGTGATGATACCGACGAGCGAATCCCCGTCCTGGACGGGCAACCGTCGGATCCCGTGTTCGCTCATCAGGTCGGCCGCCTCGTAGAACCCGGCGCCGCGATCGATCAGACAGAGGTCTTCTGTCATCACGTCTGCGGCCGTCTGTCCTGCGGGGTCGATCCCGGCCCCCAGAACGCGCACCGTCAGATCTCGATCGGTGACGATCCCCACCGGCGTGTCGCCGTCGGTGATCACGATGCTCCCGACCTCCTGATCCTCCATCGTGGTCGCGAGCGCGGCGACCGGTGTGTCAGTGTCGGCCGTTACGACGTCGCTGCGGGCGAGGTCTTCGATTGGCATTGGCTCCCACCGTATGTACCACCGGGCTCGGCGAGCTAATTTCCCGCCCGTTCTTCCTATATGTTGAGAATTAGAAAAGAAACTATACCTCGGGGTGGGTACTGGGGTAGTCGAGTGAAGTCTCGCTCGTTCACAGTGGATCTCCGACGTCGTCACCGGCACCCGGCGTTCCGCCCTCCTCTCCTGCGGCGGCCGCTTCGGGCTCTCGCCCGCTGTTCGCCCGCTGTGATGCGTTCGGTCGTTTCTCCGGGTCGAGGAGCGGAGGGAGCGCCGTGTCCGCGAACGTCAGTCCGATCACGAGGACGATGGGCGCGAAAAACAGCCCGTAGAAGCCGAGAACTACCGGGCCGAGGGTGTAAGCGAGCATCAACAGGCCGACGTGCGTCCGCTTGCCGGACAGCAGCGGTCGCAACACCAGATCGGGGATCGTGTCGACGACGACGACGGCGACGACGAAGAACGCCCCGACGTACGCCAGGTTCGCGGGGTCGCCGCCGAGCACGATCGGGATCGCGGTGATCAGCGTCACCGGGACGTAGACGATCTTCATCCCGACGACGGGGATCAGGCTCGCGATACCGGTGAGCGCCCCTGCGAGGGCTGGATACGGGACTTCGGCGGCGGCGGGGACGAACGTGTTGTAGACGCTGAACGAGCCGATAGCGATCAGCGAGACGGCGAGCACGTTCAGGAGGTTGCCGAACAGGACCGCCTCCAGTTCCTCGTCGACGGCGTCGAGGTACTCCCGAACGATGGCGTCCTCGCCGAATCCGTGCAGCCACGCTCTGATCCTGTCGCCGTCGACCAGCAGGTAGTACGTGACGATGACGACGATGAACATATTCAGGAAGAACCCCGAGACGAGCGTCGTGAGGAACTCCGCGTGTTGGGTGGCGAAATCGATGAACGGTGCCAGATCGCCCGACTGGTACGCCTCGTAGAGCCCCTGAACGGTGAGTTCGGGGAGCCCGTTGACCCCGCCGAACCACTCGAGGTTCTCGTTCGCGACGTCGATCAGGGCGTAGTCTTCGATGAACTGCCGCGCCTCGATGATGAGGAGGACTGTGGCGTAACTCACGAGGAGGAGCAACGGAACCGCGAGCGACGTCATCACGATGGCCGCCCGGACGTTCGCGGGAAGGTGGAACCGCCTGAGCGCCTGGTGGTACCGCCGGGTCGAATAGTACAGGAACACCGAGATGGTCAGCGGGGCGATGAACTGGTACGCGAGGAAGCCGATGACGACTGCGACGAGGAGACCGAAGAGGGCGACGGCGAAGCGGTTTCCGTTCATACGCGTTGACGTTTCCACGGTTCGGTACTAAAACGTAGCTCTGTAGAGCGCGACGAGTAACTGAGTCAGATTCGGAGGCGGAAAGACATTTACCAGTCATCCGACCCAACGCGTAGCCAAGATGGTCTCCCTCGTTCGCCCCCTCCGACAGCTCGCCGTGTCGCCGACGCGGTTCTTCGAGGAGCGTCCGCCGTCGGACACGCTTCCCGTCGCCGCGGGGTTGGTCGTCTTCTTCGCGGTCGCCCTCACCGCCGCGTTGCTCCTCGTCGGTTCGATGCTCGCCGGCGCGGTCGACGCCACGGTCACGATGGACAACCCGGACCGGCCGCCCGAGACCTTCTGCGAGCAGTACGAAGACGACCCGGACTCGCCGTTCGGCGAGGGTTGCGACGAACCGGTGACGGTCGAACGGGACGCCGGGCAACTGCTCCGCGAGGCCGTCAACGACTACCTCTGGATCGGGGTTGTCAGCCCGTTCGTCCTGTGGTTCCTCGGGACCCTCGTCCTGTTCGCCGGCGGACAGCTCGCGGCCGGCGACCCCTCCTTCGCCGGCACGGCGGCGCTCGCGGGATGGGCGGCGCTCCCGGAGTTCCTACGGGTCGTCGCCGGCCTCGCAGGGCTCTGGTACGCCCTCCGGGATCTCACGATCACCGGTCCCGAACAGGGGGCCGCGGTTCTGGAGACGGCGCTCGCGGCCGTCGAACCGATCCTGCTGGTCGTTTCGCTTCTCACGCTCGGCTGGCAGTGGTCGATACTCTCCGCCGGACTCAGCGAGGACGCGGACATCTCCCGCGGTGCCGCCGCCGTCGCCGTCGGCGTTCCGCTCGTGATCTTCTTCGTGGTAGGGGCGCTGTGAGCGTTCGGCGCGGAGACAAAACAGAGCAACGTTTGCTGACTGGACAACAATTCCAGAAGTAGTACCGCGAGGCGAGCCGGGCGGGACCGGAGGTCCCGCTGGAAGCCGGCGCTCCGCGCCGGCGACGGTAGCGAGCCTCGCGGCTCTTTTTCCCTCCAGGTTTTTGCGCCGAGTGGTTCGCGAAGCGAACCCGAGGCGGAAAACGGTGGAAGTGCGCTGGCGGGGATTGTGAACCGAACCGAGACGGTCCTGCTCGCTCACTTCGCTCGCTGCGCGGGCTGCGACTCGTCGGGGTCAAATCCCCGCGTGCCGCCACACTGAATCCGACGTGGCGAGCGACACGCAGGGCGGTCGCTCTCCGTGTGGAATTCAGAGAAATGCACTGGCTGGGCCACACCAAGAGTTTCACATCGCAGTCCGACTCCAAGTGGTTTAACGTATCGAGCGGGGGTTAACTCCCAGTTGGACAAACGACTCGATGCGGTAAAACACTGAAAGGATTATCCAGGTCGACGGCGACCGCCTCGAGGACGTACAACTCCGGTTACGACATACGAACCGATCAGACCACCGACCAAATATACAGCCACCTCGTCCCGAGGTGAAAACAAATCGCGTCGTCGAACTCAATCGCCATTTTCAGAGGGTGTTTTAATTTCTAAAAGTGTAGATTCGGATTTTTTTCACTCATCTGATATAATTTCTTCGGTGGGACTCAATAAGATGGGTTACCATTCTACCGAAGTACGGCAGAACCTCCTCGTCAATCAAATCAAGCTGTGAATTTTTGACGGCTATTTATATCCCAAACTTTCCAACCGGTCCTCAACGTTACGGTTAGTGTGATTAACTGTCTCCGCTGGATAATAATTCCTATGATCCACACCAGTTATCTCAACCCAAGGAACCATCCGAACGGCAGCGGTTTGACAGCCGGCGGGGTGACGGTAGACCCCACTCTCCCCAAATCCGTTACCATGGTCAGCCGTAATCACGGCTTTGTCGGCGTCATAGTTTGATATTAGTGTCCTAACGCTATCCAGCACAACGCGGCAGTTCTCCCGATAAGCGTACCACGCTTCCTCGTGCGTTAGCTCTCCATTTTTAAGACGCTTGAATACATCTGTACTCCCGCCTTCACCGAATTGATCTATGTCGATACCAGTATTGAGGTCAACAGGTATGCTCGGATAGTGAGGCTGCATATAGTGGACAATTAGTTTTTTAGGGGCATCACGACGTCCGACAGTTATTGCACGGTCAGTAAGAGGTTCAGGTGGGATGGTTCCCAACTCGTCTGACCACCCCGTCTGCCAAACCTCGTGTAGCTGAGCGAATGCTTCGGTATTTACTTCGTCGTAAGATGTATACACGTTTCCAGTAACATATACCGTCTGGCTCATTTGATCAGAGTACTTGTCGACAAAATTCGTATTCATAAATTCGAGCGATTGCGCAGCGTTAGAGCGACGTATTGGAATGTCTGACGGCAAGAAATCAAAGTCGGAAGCACACTCAGTGAGGACGTCTGGGCGACACGCATCTAATATGATCAGAAGGTCCCATTTGTCGTCCCAGATAGACCGTTCAGGTCCGGTTACAATGTCGTGGTATATTTTGGCCGCGTCGTGGGTTCTAACGGTTCTGGCTCTATTCCTTACGAATTGATAAGCCTCAGTCGGGTTTCGAAGCCCTTTTTTTATTTTCTTGATCACTTCCTTCACCCCTTAACGCTCTCATATGAGTAGATGATGACAAGAGGGAAAAACGAATGTATCAAAACCAACATATTTCCAAACCCGCCCAGAAACGGTAACACCCGCTTGTCGGGCCGAAAATCGGCGAGGACGGTGTCCTGTACGTTCTTGACGTCCCGCTAGAGGTCGGTTAGTCGTTTCATAGCTGAATCACCTCATACTGTCCGACACCCGCCTCGCCTATCGCCTGAGCGACCGCCTCGGCGCGCTCGTCGAGATCAAGAGGCGGGGCGTCGGGGCGGTCTATCCCGGCGCGGTCGGCGTACTCCTCGCGGAGAGACTGATACGCCTCGAGGTGATCGCGATAGTACGACAGAGTATTTTCACAGAGCTCCTCGTCGACCGCTGGAACACCACCCGGCCGGGCGAAAGGGTCGAGGGGGGAATCGGCCGCTTCGGGCGGGCGGATAATGGCTAAGAACTCGTCGAGCGTGACGTCGAGATACTCCTCGGCGAAGATACGCCACCCATGAAAGTCTGTGTAGAAATTGACGAGCGTTTTCGCGAGAGACATTTCAGCCTTCGCCAAGCGCGAGGGAATACGGTCTATCTCCATCTGTCGGCCAGCCTCCTTTGATCGCTGGTTGTAGGAAACGAACTCGCAGTCCTCGATGAGTCGGAAGTGCGCACCGACGATGAGTTCGCCAATCTGTGTCTGAATCATCGGTGACAGAATATCAACGGGTCAACAAAATATTATGGTGGGTTCACCCACCGGATAGCAGTTTAGCCGAACAGTTCTTCGGTGTCAACTTCCGTAGTGGTTGAACCCACCCCGAAGGGTTCGGCCTGCCGGAGCTCGTCAAGCATCCGCTCGTTCTCGACGATACTGCGTTCGATTCGGAGCGCAAGCGTGTCAAGTTCGGCGTGAATGTCTCCTGCCATCCAACCGATCGTCTACCGTAGCTGGTCTTACGTGTAGCGGTCAGCCCAGGTTCACGGCGTTGGTTCCAGACCCCTCGATGTGGGGGGATGGTGGAGTGTAACAATACGTTTTACGCGAGACTCGTCACCCGTTTCGCTACCATTTCGAGTTCACCTTGTTGTGGCGACTCTCCGCCCGCGAGGGCGCGTACCCGAGCGTTGTTTCGACCTTCTTGTGCCGGAACTGTTCGCGGGCATCGTGGACGTTCTCCTCATCGACCCATACAGTCGCGCACCCGTGGCGAATCGAGTACCAAGATAGGTCGCGGCCGGCCGGTTTGATGCTCCCACGCTCGATGAGTTGATTCAGCAGATAATTCAGCGAGGTCGAACCGTAGGGGTTGCCCTTCCCGTTCAACTAGAGTTCATCGCGTCCGTTGTACACTTCGTAGCTCGAACGCTCGTCAAGCCACGTCCGTAGCGCACGCACGCTCTTATTCGAGAGGACACACTTCCAGTTGTCCTCGTTCTTGCTGGATTCCTCACGAGGAATATCGAGGGTATTGTCCTCGAAATTCACCCAATCGACCTTTGCTCGCCCGACCTCGACGGGACGGGGTCCACAGTCGAGCGAGACTGAGACGATGGAGGGCATCTTCATCGAGTTCGCCTTCTGGAAATCTTCCGGCCCAACCTGTTCCTTAGCTTTCTCAAGACGCTGTGCGAGGTGGGCTTTCAGTTCGTCTCGTTCGTCGGGTTCACAAGCGTTGTAGTGTTTGACCGTGCCGTGAGCGAGCGCGGCTCCGTATAGGAACCGGAACTCCCCTTTCTTGAAGTAGTCGCGGTTCGGTGAGCGTGAGACCACACTCCCACTCGATGTTCGTGCCCTTCTCGTGGTTGTAGTAGGAGAACAGTCGCTTGATTGTCTTCACGGAGTTGTTGAGGTTCGAGTCGGTGTACTCGGTGTAGCGACCGAGTTCCCGCATCAGTTGGTCGGCATCCTCCGGCGAGAGTTCCGTAGTGTACCCGCGCTGGTTCCACAGCCACCGCATAATCTGGTCAATCTTGTAGATGGTGTTCCGGAGGGTGTCTTCGGAGTACCCCGCGTAGTCGGTCGGGGTCTTTGCCTTCCACGGAGAGCCATTCGAAGAGATCGCGCTTCCACGTCTCGTAGTCACTCCGTGCGCGTGCGTGCTGTTCGTCAAGCTCTTCGATGGTTTCCTGTGCGACGAGTGGGAAATCGAAGGAAGCACTACGCGCTCCCCGCTCAAAGTTCATTCCCGGGCCTCCTGCGTGTATTTTTCAGCCCCTATACGGCCGAAACATTGTAGTCGAATCGAGGGAATCATCGTTGTCTTCTTTCAGGTTTGAAGACAACGGAAAAAGGCGTAAACGCCGCGTAGCAGCGATTATGCGCTGGCTGGGATTTGAACCCAGGTTGTGACCATGGCAAGGTCACGTGATACCACTACACTACCAGCGCGTGTGTGGTCTGCGTCTGCATTCCTGAGAAGACGGGATTCGTAAATAAGACTTGCGAAACCGGGAGCAAAACCGCCGGATGGCGTGGGGAAATCTACCACGGGTCGACGGACCACGAAACCGCCGTTGACGGCCGTGTGAACGGCTCACAGCCCCCGCTAGCTTTCGCTACTCTTTTACGGGCCGCTCCGGTATCGGAGATACAGTCTAGACGTGACGCTGAAGGGACCGGTATGACGCTGACCGTACTCGTGCCGTCCTCTCTCGTCCGGGAGGCCGAAGACAAACGCGAGGCAACTCGCAAACTCGGCTACGTCGCCCGCGCGGCGACGGTGTTCCGGGCGGATCGGCTCGCCGTCTTCCCCGACCGGGAAGGCGAGCGACGCTGGGGGGGCGAGTTCGTCGAAACGGTGCTGCGGTACGCCGCCACGCCCCCACACCTCCGAAAGGATCTGTGGGGTCGACGCGACGAACTCGAGTACGTCGGCGTCCTCCCGCCCCTCCGCGTCCCGTCTATGACCGGCTCCGAATCAGACGGTTCGGGGTCGTTAACACAGGGAATCGTGACCGAGGTCGGACCTGACGGCCGCGTTCGGGTCAATTGCGAACTGCAACACCCGGTCTCGCTGCTCGTGCCTCCGTCGATGGAGGTCGAGGAGGGGACGCGCGTCGCCATCAGGATCTCTTCGCGAGAACCGGTCCGTGCGCGGATCGTCGACGAGCCCGTTCCGGGCTTCGACGTGTCCCGCACGGACCTCGAGGAAGCACTCGGCCGCGCCGACGCGGGCGTCGCGATCGCGACGTCCCGCCACGGCGAAGCGCTGACCACCTCGTGGCTGCCGCAGCTCGCCTCGCGTATCGAGCGCGAGGGCGCGACAGTCGCGTTCGGGTCGCCCGGTCGTGGGCTTCCGGCAATCCTCGGCGTCGACGTCGAGGATGCGGTCGAACCCGTGGACGGTCCGGGGTTCGATCTCTGGCTGAATACGATTCCGCGACAGGGCAGCGAGGTGGTGCGAACCGAGGAAGCGATGTTCGCCTCCCTCTCGCCCCTGACACTCACGGAGTGATCATATGCCACAACCAAGCAGACCACGAAAAGGTTCGATGGGCTTCAGCCCGCGTAAGCGTGCGGCCAAGGAGGTCCCACGCATCCGGTCGTGGCCCGACGACGACGGGTCCCCGGGAATCCAGGGTTTCGCCGGCTACAAGGCCGGAATGACCCAGGTGATGATGGTCAACGACGAGGCCAACTCCCCCCGCGAAGGGATGGAGGAGGCCGTGCCGGTGACCGTCGTCGAGACGCCGCCGATGCGCGCCGTCGCCCTTCGAGCCTACGAAGACACGCCGTACGGAGCAAAGCCGCTCACCGAGGTGTGGGGCAGCGAGTTCGAGGAGCACCTCGACCGCACCCTCGACCTCCCGAACGAGGACACGTTCGAGAACGACGCCGACGACCTTCGCTCGGCCCTCGAGGCCGGCGAAATCGACGACGTCCGCCTCATCACCCACACCGTTCCGAGCGAGATGCAGAACGTCCCCAAGAAGAAGCCCGACGTGATGGAGACTCGCGTCGGCGGCGGCTCCGTCGAGGAGCGCGTCGACTTCGCGCTCGACCTCGTCGGCGACGGCGGCGAGCACGAGATCTCCGACGTCTTCCGCGCCGGCGAGTACCTCGACGTCGCGGGCGTCACGAAGGGGAAAGGGACCCAAGGTCCCGTCAAGCGGTGGGGCGTCCAGAAGCGGAAGGGCAAACACGCCCGCCAGGGATGGCGGCGCCGGATCGGCAACCTCGGTCCGTGGAACCCCTCCCGCGTGCGCTCGACCGTCCCCCAGCAGGGGCAGACGGGCTACCACCAGCGAACCGAACTGAACAAGCGCCTCATCGACATCGGTGAGGGAAGTGAACCGACCGTCGACGGCGGCTTCGTCGGCTACGGCGAGGTCGACGGACCGTACGCGCTCGTCAAGGGCTCCCTCCCGGGGCCGGACAAGCGCCTCCTGCGGTTCCGTCCCGCCGTCCGCCCCGGCGACCAGCCGCGTCTCGACCCCGAGGTGCGCTACGTGTCGACGGAATCGAACCAGGGATAACCAATGAAGGCAACA
This portion of the Halobellus litoreus genome encodes:
- a CDS encoding CBS domain-containing protein translates to MRGIRIGSAFGIPIKLDLTFLIVLPLFAWLIGADVGQLAVVVNDLFGSAIDAGPLTTGSMQWILGAAAAIGLFVCVLLHEFGHSLVAMRYGYEIDSITLWLFGGVASFTEMPEDWKQELWIAVAGPIVSVALGVLSYLVFLVLPAALDPVKFVVGYLALTNVVLAVFNMLPGFPMDGGRVLRALLARTRPHARATQIAAEVGKVFAFLLAIFGLFTNLFLIALAFFIYIGASSEAQQTVMKAAFQDVTVRDVMTPREDLDVVSENTSVAELLERMFTERHTGYPVMQNGRLVGMVTLDDARSIKEVERDAYRVGDVMSNDLTTISPDADAMAAIETMQKNNVGRLPVVDDAGEVVGLISRSDLVTAFNIIQSRGALSSITPSDRSSLPNAR
- a CDS encoding competence/damage-inducible protein A — translated: MNAAIVTVGNELLAGDIENTNATWLSERLTARGVDVVRIIVIPDDERVVAETVRDWSERFDAVVVTGGLGGTPDDVTMPAVAAGLDRELVVDPVAEADVQDTLDRIFEENPDLDFELRAEWYASMPAGATPIPNPEGLAPGCVVENVYVLPGIPDEMEAVFGNVAGDFDGTVATRTLYSPEPEGALAEHLGEVADRFGVRVGSYPNRAAEETRIKLTGDDEDVLGEAVAWLRETADVSLDASRGESTESEPPRSDG
- a CDS encoding type IV pilin, encoding MKFKQLFTDDSAVSPVIGVILMVAITVILAAVIGTFVLNLGQGINQSAPQASFGFDYNTTPSSNGNVTITHETGDSLNSDQVNVSGFSVDSPQTWPNDETISAGSSGTFENGEDWGGETIRVVWTSQNGETSATLSQSTAPTE
- a CDS encoding type IV pilin, whose translation is MRLKEFFTDDDAVSPVIGVILMVAITVILAAVIGTFVLNLGQGINQSSPQASFGFDYNDTTEVIVTHQTGDSIDSNRLNVTGFSDGNPEPWGGDVTVSAGDSETFNNDGNWESETLRVVWTSQNGETSATLSQSTAPDNS
- a CDS encoding type IV pilin, which codes for MKLKQLFTDDSAVSPVIGVILMVAITVILAAVIGTFVLNLGQGINQSAPQASFGFDYDDAESNVTITHQTGDSIEANQLNTTGVGWNDGNSEVWSSYDTVSAGDAITKNADSGFSGQTIRVVWTSQNGETSATLSQSTAPGGT
- a CDS encoding MTH1187 family thiamine-binding protein, with translation MTVVALLSVAPVIEGSMSAEVAKAVDVLEAFDVEYETNPMGTVIEADDVGTLFAAAEAAHRAVDADRVSTVLKIDDKRASDARAGEKVEAVERHLGRPARSDGE
- a CDS encoding CBS domain-containing protein; the encoded protein is MPIEDLARSDVVTADTDTPVAALATTMEDQEVGSIVITDGDTPVGIVTDRDLTVRVLGAGIDPAGQTAADVMTEDLCLIDRGAGFYEAADLMSEHGIRRLPVQDGDSLVGIITADDLTELLADEQQKLAEVIRGQRPAY
- a CDS encoding AI-2E family transporter — encoded protein: MNGNRFAVALFGLLVAVVIGFLAYQFIAPLTISVFLYYSTRRYHQALRRFHLPANVRAAIVMTSLAVPLLLLVSYATVLLIIEARQFIEDYALIDVANENLEWFGGVNGLPELTVQGLYEAYQSGDLAPFIDFATQHAEFLTTLVSGFFLNMFIVVIVTYYLLVDGDRIRAWLHGFGEDAIVREYLDAVDEELEAVLFGNLLNVLAVSLIAIGSFSVYNTFVPAAAEVPYPALAGALTGIASLIPVVGMKIVYVPVTLITAIPIVLGGDPANLAYVGAFFVVAVVVVDTIPDLVLRPLLSGKRTHVGLLMLAYTLGPVVLGFYGLFFAPIVLVIGLTFADTALPPLLDPEKRPNASQRANSGREPEAAAAGEEGGTPGAGDDVGDPL
- a CDS encoding Yip1 family protein; translation: MVSLVRPLRQLAVSPTRFFEERPPSDTLPVAAGLVVFFAVALTAALLLVGSMLAGAVDATVTMDNPDRPPETFCEQYEDDPDSPFGEGCDEPVTVERDAGQLLREAVNDYLWIGVVSPFVLWFLGTLVLFAGGQLAAGDPSFAGTAALAGWAALPEFLRVVAGLAGLWYALRDLTITGPEQGAAVLETALAAVEPILLVVSLLTLGWQWSILSAGLSEDADISRGAAAVAVGVPLVIFFVVGAL
- a CDS encoding RNA methyltransferase → MTLTVLVPSSLVREAEDKREATRKLGYVARAATVFRADRLAVFPDREGERRWGGEFVETVLRYAATPPHLRKDLWGRRDELEYVGVLPPLRVPSMTGSESDGSGSLTQGIVTEVGPDGRVRVNCELQHPVSLLVPPSMEVEEGTRVAIRISSREPVRARIVDEPVPGFDVSRTDLEEALGRADAGVAIATSRHGEALTTSWLPQLASRIEREGATVAFGSPGRGLPAILGVDVEDAVEPVDGPGFDLWLNTIPRQGSEVVRTEEAMFASLSPLTLTE
- a CDS encoding 50S ribosomal protein L3, which translates into the protein MPQPSRPRKGSMGFSPRKRAAKEVPRIRSWPDDDGSPGIQGFAGYKAGMTQVMMVNDEANSPREGMEEAVPVTVVETPPMRAVALRAYEDTPYGAKPLTEVWGSEFEEHLDRTLDLPNEDTFENDADDLRSALEAGEIDDVRLITHTVPSEMQNVPKKKPDVMETRVGGGSVEERVDFALDLVGDGGEHEISDVFRAGEYLDVAGVTKGKGTQGPVKRWGVQKRKGKHARQGWRRRIGNLGPWNPSRVRSTVPQQGQTGYHQRTELNKRLIDIGEGSEPTVDGGFVGYGEVDGPYALVKGSLPGPDKRLLRFRPAVRPGDQPRLDPEVRYVSTESNQG